In one window of Leptospira sp. WS92.C1 DNA:
- a CDS encoding helix-turn-helix domain-containing protein, with protein MKKEKNLNQHRVALKFGVTDSTITRLLNGKNPLTKRLLTQFESIFGISGEEWIVQGKGEMLLPADLDSQRDEDQRLLRDIGRRSGFRSLIEILLKLSDKNLAAIKALAEKLGPE; from the coding sequence TTGAAAAAGGAAAAAAATCTAAATCAACACCGTGTAGCCTTGAAATTTGGCGTAACCGACAGCACGATTACCCGGTTGTTAAACGGTAAAAATCCCCTTACGAAACGACTTTTGACACAATTTGAATCTATCTTTGGGATTTCTGGCGAGGAATGGATTGTTCAAGGAAAAGGAGAGATGCTTCTTCCAGCAGATTTGGATTCTCAAAGGGACGAAGATCAGAGATTGTTAAGAGACATTGGTAGACGATCGGGTTTTCGGAGTTTAATCGAAATTCTTCTTAAACTTTCGGATAAAAACTTAGCCGCAATCAAAGCATTAGCGGAAAAATTAGGACCCGAATAA
- a CDS encoding TetR/AcrR family transcriptional regulator, whose product MPKIVDPDIYRISILKRCPGLFIQKGYAVVTMREISKELRVSTGTLYHYFPNKEVLFEEMARWMVNEDAKQLAEIREINHDKSTEEKLELLFEFVREREDHFRDLILLACDLYRQKGEPDRAILKECSLILRDAIENHLGFEDQEMETLFFSLLIGTIFQRMLNQEAVDFEKIFAMIRGFTPLLTNNLFLKLKKIGNDLI is encoded by the coding sequence GTGCCCAAAATTGTCGATCCGGATATTTACAGGATTTCGATTCTAAAGCGCTGCCCTGGTTTATTCATCCAAAAAGGATACGCAGTGGTTACGATGAGAGAAATTTCAAAAGAGCTCAGAGTTTCCACCGGAACCCTGTATCATTATTTCCCGAATAAGGAAGTTTTGTTTGAGGAGATGGCGAGATGGATGGTCAACGAAGACGCCAAACAATTGGCCGAAATTCGGGAAATCAATCACGACAAAAGCACGGAAGAAAAACTCGAACTTCTTTTTGAGTTTGTGAGGGAAAGGGAAGATCACTTTCGCGATTTGATTTTGCTCGCCTGCGATCTTTACAGACAAAAAGGAGAACCGGATCGTGCGATCTTGAAAGAATGTTCTCTGATCCTTCGGGATGCGATTGAAAATCATCTTGGGTTCGAGGATCAGGAAATGGAAACTCTTTTTTTTAGCCTTCTGATTGGAACCATCTTTCAAAGGATGTTGAACCAAGAAGCCGTGGATTTCGAAAAAATATTCGCGATGATTCGAGGTTTTACTCCTCTTCTTACAAACAATTTGTTTTTAAAACTTAAAAAAATCGGAAACGATCTTATTTAA
- a CDS encoding histidine kinase N-terminal 7TM domain-containing protein: protein MISTGIGLIVFSLGLYVRIFAPKEPVRNSFFYLSISLSCWMFFLGQRPNLALEYRYLIINWTLLPIVFSPYLLHEAVCFLLKIRQNRLLKKFEYAINFMLLLYFLFVILSGNVVHIRNPENFSYSPTWNYHLIIGYCCFYILISCMKAFLSIFKSRGDDRVKAFLLFSGMVISFFVSIFFVYILPLFGYFLAPNAAFGIVISLIFGAIAILHYDAFSIRENILDGNSIPILTRFSSSFFLVLFRILDPSEYSMRLLISKANVVLGVVSKNHELAMRTDLETLERAEMVAGVYYDRLK, encoded by the coding sequence TTGATTAGCACTGGGATCGGATTGATTGTTTTCTCATTGGGATTGTATGTCCGAATCTTTGCTCCAAAAGAACCCGTTCGAAATTCCTTTTTCTACCTATCGATTTCTCTTTCCTGTTGGATGTTTTTTCTTGGCCAAAGACCCAATCTTGCACTGGAATATCGATACCTAATCATCAATTGGACTTTACTGCCGATTGTTTTTTCACCTTACCTATTGCACGAGGCAGTTTGCTTTTTATTGAAGATTCGACAAAACAGGTTATTAAAGAAATTTGAATATGCTATTAATTTTATGCTTTTGTTATATTTCTTGTTCGTTATTTTGAGTGGTAATGTTGTTCATATTCGAAATCCGGAAAATTTCTCTTATTCACCTACCTGGAATTATCATCTAATCATTGGTTATTGTTGCTTTTATATTTTGATTTCTTGTATGAAAGCATTTCTATCGATTTTCAAAAGTCGCGGCGACGATCGGGTAAAAGCTTTTTTATTATTTTCCGGAATGGTGATCTCGTTTTTCGTATCCATATTTTTTGTGTATATTTTACCATTGTTTGGGTATTTTTTAGCTCCGAACGCCGCCTTTGGGATCGTCATATCGTTGATCTTTGGGGCTATCGCGATTTTGCACTATGACGCTTTTAGCATACGTGAGAATATTTTAGACGGAAACTCAATTCCGATATTAACTCGATTCTCCTCCTCTTTTTTCTTGGTCCTATTTCGAATTTTGGATCCCAGCGAGTATTCTATGAGGCTTCTCATCAGTAAGGCAAATGTCGTTTTAGGCGTTGTATCTAAAAATCACGAGCTCGCAATGCGAACCGATTTGGAAACGCTTGAACGTGCGGAAATGGTCGCCGGGGTCTATTACGATCGTCTCAAGTAG